A window of the Acanthochromis polyacanthus isolate Apoly-LR-REF ecotype Palm Island chromosome 10, KAUST_Apoly_ChrSc, whole genome shotgun sequence genome harbors these coding sequences:
- the rom1b gene encoding rod outer segment membrane protein 1b, with translation MALLKMKFTQQRRVRLAQGLWLLSWLAVMCGAFIFCLGVYLKTELLRRAEVMDNTEIHVVPNILMMVGLASIGTNWVASRVCQDSLDASRFPRWKVLLLAWFAVAALLCCLLIAVVVLSYALQGRLEESLKVGLRNGIRFYKDTDVPGRCFQKETIDHLQMEFRCCGNNNFKDWFEVQWVSNRYLDFTSKDVKDRIRSNVDGRFLLDGVPFSCCNPASPRPCLQYHLTDSRAHYNYEYQSEELNLYSRGCRQALIDYYMDLMNSTGPGVLSVILIQMSVLLSLRYLQTAVEGAMALENPEGESEGYLLEKDVKQTFEDCKAKVLDMLKLAQVDAAAAEVSPGAADAEKTVDNTTEKAASPTPAS, from the exons ATGGCGCTGTTGAAGATGAAGTTCACCCAGCAGAGGCGGGTGCGTCTGGCCCAGGGTCTGTGGCTGCTGTCCTGGCTGGCAGTCATGTGTGGGGCCTTCATCTTCTGTCTGGGGGTTTACCTTAAGACAGAGCTGCTTCGTAGGGCTGAG GTGATGGACAACACAGAGATCCATGTGGTGCCCAACATCCTGATGATGGTGGGTCTGGCCTCCATCGGCACCAACTGGGTTGCCAGTCGTGTTTGCCAGGACTCCTTGGACGCGAGCCGCTTCCCCCGTTGGAAGGTTCTCCTGCTGGCCTGGTTTGCTGTAGCTGCGCTGCTCTGTTGTCTGCTTATCGCTGTGGTGGTGCTCAGCTACGCCCTGCAAGGACGCCTGGAGGAGTCCCTGAAG GTGGGCCTGAGGAACGGTATTCGATTCTACAAGGACACAGATGTACCCGGACGATGTTTTCAGAAGGAGACCATTGATCATCTGCAGATGGAATTCCGCTGTTGTGGCAACAACAACTTCAAGGACTGGTTCGAGGTGCAGTGGGTCAGCAACAGATATCTGGACTTCACCTCAAAGGATGTCAAAGA TCGTATTCGGAGTAACGTGGACGGGCGCTTCCTGTTGGATGGCGTTCCTTTCAGCTGCTGTAACCCGGCCTCCCCTCGCCCCTGCCTGCAGTACCACCTGACAGATAGCAGGGCCCACTACAACTATGAGTACCAATCAGAGGAGCTCAACTTGTACAGCCGTGGCTGCAGGCAGGCTCTGATCGACTACTACATGGACTTGATGAACTCAACCGGCCCCGGTGTGCTGTCAGTCATCCTAATACAG ATGTCAGTGCTTCTGAGCCTGCGGTACCTGCAGACGGCCGTGGAAGGAGCCATGGCTCTGGAGAACCCGGAGGGTGAAAGTGAGGGTTATCTTTTGGAGAAGGATGTGAAGCAAACCTTTGAGGATTGCAAAGCCAAGGTCCTCGACATGCTAAAGTTAGCGCAGGTTGATGCTGCCGCCGCCGAAGTGTCTCCCGGGGCTGCAGACGCTGAGAAAACAGTTGATAACACCACGGAGAAGGCGGCCTCCCCTACTCCTGCCAGCTAG